In the genome of Vanacampus margaritifer isolate UIUO_Vmar chromosome 1, RoL_Vmar_1.0, whole genome shotgun sequence, one region contains:
- the srm gene encoding spermidine synthase codes for MDNIRDGWFKETCTLWPGQATSLQVDEVLYHKKSKFQDVLVFKSKTYGNVLVLDGVIQCTERDEFAYQEMIANLPLYSHPCPKKVLIIGGGDGGVLREVVKNPQVESVVLCEIDEDVIDVSKKFLPGMAKGFFSPKLTLHVGDGFEFMKQNQDAFDVIITDSSDPVGPAESLFKESYYQLMKTALTNGGILCSQGECQWLHLDLIKEMQTFCKTLFPVVDYAYGTIPTYPSGQIGFMLCSKNPGTHFQKPVKELSKGELESMNLKYYNTEIHKAAFVLPEFARKVLKEA; via the exons ATGGACAATATCAGGGACGGCTGGTTTAAGGAGACGTGCACATTATGGCCCGGCCAAGCCACTAGTCTCCAAGTAGACGAGGTCCTCTATCACAAGAAATCCAAATTTCAAGACGTGTTGGTGTTCAAGAG TAAAACGTACGGCAACGTGCTGGTACTGGATGGAGTGATCCAGTGCACGGAGAGAGATGAGTTTGCATATCAAGAAATGATAGCCAACCTTCCCCTGTACAGCCACCCTTGCCCCAAGAAG gtccTCATTATTGGGGGTGGTGATGGTGGCGTGCTAAGGGAAGTGGTGAAGAATCCGCAGGTAGAGTCGGTGGTTCTCTGCGAGATCGATGAG GATGTCATTGATGTCTCGAAGAAGTTCCTCCCAGGCATGGCCAAAGGTTTCTTCAGTCCAAAGCTCACCCTCCATGTTGGAGATGGCTTTGAGTTTATGAAGCAAAACCAAGATGCCTTCGACGTCATTATTACCGATTCATCTGACCCTGTTG GCCCGGCTGAGAGTTTATTCAAGGAGAGTTACTATCAACTGATGAAGACAGCATTGACAAATGGCGGAATTCTGTGCTCCCAGG GAGAATGTCAATGGTTACATTTGGACCTGATAAAGGAAATGCAAACCTTCTGCAAAACATTGTTCCCTGTGGTGGACTATGCCTATGGCACCATCCCAACATATCCCAGTGGTCAAATTGGATTCATGCTCTGCAGTAAAAATCCT GGGACACATTTCCAGAAGCCAGTGAAAGAACTGTCAAAAGGAGAATTGGAAAGCATGAACCTGAAATATTATAACACAGAGATTCACAAAGCAGCATTCGTCCTTCCTGAGTTTGCCAGAAAG GTACTCAAAGAAGCTTGA